A part of Olleya sp. Bg11-27 genomic DNA contains:
- the rlmB gene encoding 23S rRNA (guanosine(2251)-2'-O)-methyltransferase RlmB, whose protein sequence is MEKTTQIFGLRAIIEALNAGEHVDKVFLQKGLKGDLFQELETVLKSKRVNSSYVPVEKLNRLTKNNHQGAVAQISPVKFYDIEELYELVSAKTKTPLFLLLDQLSDVRNFGAIIRTAECTGVDGIIIQSKGAAPVNGDTIKTSAGAVFKVPLCRVDHIKDAVFFLQSSDIKVIAATEKTDKTLYDVSFKEPCAIIMGSEGRGINPSILKIANEKAKLPLLGDIESLNVSVACGAFLYEAVRQRL, encoded by the coding sequence ATGGAAAAAACCACTCAAATATTTGGTCTTAGAGCCATTATAGAAGCTCTAAATGCAGGAGAACATGTAGATAAAGTCTTTTTACAAAAAGGCCTTAAAGGCGACTTGTTTCAAGAATTAGAAACTGTTTTAAAAAGTAAAAGGGTAAACTCTTCTTATGTACCTGTTGAAAAATTGAACCGATTAACAAAAAACAATCATCAAGGTGCCGTTGCACAAATAAGCCCTGTAAAGTTTTATGACATCGAAGAACTTTATGAATTGGTCTCAGCCAAAACTAAAACACCACTTTTTTTATTACTAGATCAACTCAGTGATGTAAGAAACTTTGGTGCCATAATCCGTACTGCAGAATGCACTGGTGTCGATGGAATAATAATACAAAGTAAAGGCGCTGCTCCAGTAAATGGTGACACGATTAAAACTAGTGCTGGTGCTGTATTTAAAGTGCCATTATGTAGAGTTGACCATATTAAAGACGCTGTATTCTTTTTACAATCATCGGATATAAAAGTTATTGCAGCCACCGAAAAAACAGATAAAACTTTATACGATGTTTCTTTTAAAGAGCCTTGTGCTATAATAATGGGATCTGAAGGACGCGGTATTAATCCCTCTATTTTAAAAATAGCAAATGAAAAAGCTAAATTGCCTTTATTAGGGGACATAGAATCTTTAAATGTAAGCGTAGCTTGCGGCGCATTTCTATACGAAGCGGTTAGACAACGTTTATAG
- a CDS encoding replication-associated recombination protein A, which produces MNTPLAERLRPQTLDDYISQSHLVGPNGTLTKHIQQGLIPSMILWGPPGIGKTTLANIIATTSKRPFYTLSAISSGVKDVREVIDKAKNSGGLFTAKNPILFIDEIHRFSKSQQDSLLQAVEKGWVTLIGATTENPSFEVISALLSRCQVYILKAFEKTDLENLLKRAIAKDEYLSQKNIKLKETAALLRLSGGDARKLLNIFELVVNSETEEPITITDTMVFDKVQNNTVRYDKTGEQHYDIVSAFIKSIRGSDPNAAVYYLARMVEGGEDVKFIARRLLILASEDIGNANPTALVMANTTFQAVSTIGYPESRIILSQCATYLACSPKSNAAYMAINHAQQLVKQTGDLSVPLNIRNAPTKLMKEIGYGEDYKYSHNYANNFASQEFLPKEVSHTKLYEPGNNARENAQRDFLKSRWKEKYGY; this is translated from the coding sequence ATGAACACGCCTTTAGCCGAAAGATTACGCCCACAAACTTTAGATGACTACATTAGTCAGTCACATTTAGTGGGTCCCAACGGAACATTAACTAAACATATCCAACAAGGTCTTATACCCAGTATGATACTTTGGGGGCCACCCGGTATTGGAAAAACAACTTTGGCTAATATTATTGCAACCACATCAAAACGGCCTTTTTACACTTTGAGTGCTATTAGCTCTGGTGTTAAAGATGTCCGTGAAGTTATTGATAAGGCTAAAAATAGTGGCGGACTGTTCACGGCTAAAAATCCAATTTTGTTTATTGACGAGATTCATCGTTTTAGCAAATCGCAACAAGATAGTTTACTACAAGCTGTAGAAAAAGGTTGGGTGACTTTGATTGGAGCGACCACTGAAAATCCAAGTTTTGAAGTCATTTCTGCATTATTGTCACGGTGTCAGGTTTATATTTTAAAAGCGTTTGAAAAAACAGACTTAGAGAACCTTTTAAAGCGAGCTATTGCAAAAGATGAGTACTTGTCTCAAAAAAACATAAAACTTAAAGAAACCGCCGCATTATTACGTCTTTCTGGAGGTGATGCTAGAAAATTATTAAATATTTTTGAGTTGGTGGTTAATAGTGAAACTGAAGAACCTATTACTATCACGGATACTATGGTTTTTGATAAAGTACAGAATAATACAGTACGTTATGATAAAACCGGAGAACAGCATTACGACATTGTATCCGCTTTTATAAAATCCATTAGAGGTAGCGATCCTAATGCTGCTGTATATTATTTAGCTAGAATGGTTGAAGGTGGTGAGGATGTTAAATTTATTGCTAGACGTTTACTAATATTAGCTAGTGAGGATATTGGTAACGCTAATCCAACCGCTTTAGTTATGGCTAACACAACGTTTCAAGCAGTGAGTACTATTGGTTACCCTGAATCTAGAATTATCTTAAGTCAGTGCGCCACCTATCTAGCATGCTCTCCAAAAAGTAACGCTGCTTATATGGCCATAAATCACGCACAACAATTGGTAAAACAAACTGGAGATTTAAGCGTGCCATTAAATATTAGAAATGCGCCCACAAAATTAATGAAAGAGATTGGTTACGGCGAAGACTATAAATACAGTCATAACTACGCCAACAATTTTGCTAGTCAGGAGTTTTTGCCAAAAGAAGTTAGTCATACTAAATTATACGAACCTGGTAATAATGCAAGGGAAAATGCCCAACGTGACTTTTTAAAGTCTCGATGGAAAGAAAAATATGGGTACTAG
- a CDS encoding RagB/SusD family nutrient uptake outer membrane protein — protein MKNIFKTLFLLLLVITFNSCEKELEQLPNDSVSPDSYYSNIGEMEAAMRGVYRGFVFDDDGNTEDYYGASYASRPDILADNVILTPAGRDTNRSFFEWNYQPNLAWDILYAPYVVTNRVNLILSNMDRIPAGSDKDNIIGEARAARALALFDAVRVYSQIPTQSTGANASLGLPIITGIDPAVVATRPTVESNYNFIITELLAARDLIASDNGSGRFNKNAVNALLSRAYLYNGDYLEAINAANAVTSAVAPMSTFAGIWTDASEDGVLLKINQDRILDNIGIGIEWSQSVSPTLIPEYAMSFELSNLYQTTDVRRSAYTLPQTDSDGNLYNSIIKMFGEAGQSNGAVDAKILRTAEVYLNKAEAHAMRGEFAQALTALDEVRSNRYSGFVSPAETGATLIDAIKLERRLEFFAESHRFFDLKRWNESVTRSATDGDFFDGTGTPAAQTSLPAGNFKFQLPIPQRETNINPALQQNPGY, from the coding sequence ATGAAAAATATATTTAAAACTTTATTTTTATTGTTATTAGTAATTACTTTTAACTCATGTGAAAAAGAGTTAGAACAATTACCTAATGACTCAGTAAGTCCAGATAGCTACTATAGCAATATTGGAGAGATGGAAGCAGCCATGCGTGGTGTTTATCGTGGATTTGTATTTGATGATGACGGTAATACGGAAGATTACTATGGTGCTAGCTATGCTAGTAGACCTGACATCCTAGCAGATAATGTAATATTAACACCTGCTGGTAGAGATACTAACCGTTCTTTTTTTGAATGGAATTATCAACCAAATTTAGCTTGGGATATATTATATGCACCTTATGTTGTAACTAACAGAGTTAATTTAATATTATCCAACATGGATAGGATTCCTGCCGGTTCTGATAAAGACAATATAATAGGTGAAGCAAGAGCTGCAAGAGCATTAGCTTTATTTGACGCGGTAAGAGTTTATTCTCAAATCCCAACACAATCTACTGGTGCTAATGCATCTTTAGGTTTACCAATAATTACAGGTATTGATCCTGCAGTAGTGGCAACAAGACCAACTGTTGAATCTAATTACAATTTTATTATCACTGAATTATTAGCTGCAAGAGACTTAATTGCTTCAGATAATGGTTCTGGTAGATTTAATAAAAATGCTGTAAATGCTTTATTATCTAGAGCATACTTATATAACGGGGATTACCTAGAAGCAATTAATGCTGCCAATGCAGTAACTTCTGCTGTTGCTCCTATGAGTACTTTTGCAGGTATTTGGACTGATGCTTCAGAAGATGGTGTATTATTAAAAATTAATCAAGATAGAATCTTAGATAATATTGGTATTGGTATTGAATGGAGTCAATCAGTATCGCCAACACTTATCCCTGAATACGCAATGTCATTTGAATTATCAAATTTATACCAAACTACAGATGTTAGAAGAAGTGCTTATACGCTTCCTCAAACTGATTCTGATGGGAATTTATATAATTCAATCATTAAAATGTTTGGAGAAGCAGGACAAAGTAATGGTGCTGTAGATGCTAAAATATTAAGAACAGCTGAAGTATATTTAAACAAAGCTGAAGCTCATGCAATGCGTGGTGAATTTGCTCAAGCTTTAACTGCTTTAGATGAAGTAAGAAGTAATAGATACTCTGGATTTGTTAGCCCTGCTGAAACAGGAGCTACTTTAATAGATGCTATTAAATTAGAAAGAAGATTAGAATTTTTTGCAGAGAGTCATAGATTTTTTGACCTAAAAAGATGGAATGAATCTGTAACAAGATCTGCAACCGATGGAGACTTTTTTGATGGAACAGGAACTCCTGCTGCACAAACTAGCTTACCTGCAGGTAACTTCAAATTTCAATTGCCTATACCGCAAAGAGAAACAAATATCAATCCAGCGTTACAACAAAACCCTGGTTACTAA
- the radC gene encoding RadC family protein → MSDKSTSFSIKNWSQDDQPREKLLYKGKAILSDAELVAILIGSGNRTESAVSLCKRILSSVDNNLSELGKLSIKQLMAFKGIGEAKAISIIAALELGRRRRGEEALQKKKITSSASVFELMQPIIGELPHEEFWIVYLNNSNKVIYKNQLSKGGITGTLVDTRLVLKTALEVGAVGLILAHNHPSGTLKPSQADKDVTLKLKTAAQSLDIKVLDHLIVTENAYFSFADESIL, encoded by the coding sequence ATGTCAGATAAAAGTACTTCATTTTCAATTAAAAATTGGTCTCAAGATGATCAACCTAGAGAAAAACTATTATACAAAGGAAAAGCAATCTTAAGTGATGCAGAGTTAGTGGCTATTTTAATTGGATCAGGAAATAGAACAGAGAGTGCGGTATCGCTATGTAAACGCATTTTATCTAGTGTAGATAATAACTTGAGTGAGTTAGGCAAACTTAGTATTAAACAATTAATGGCGTTTAAAGGCATTGGAGAGGCTAAAGCAATTAGTATAATTGCAGCTTTAGAATTAGGACGTAGACGCAGAGGAGAGGAAGCTTTGCAGAAAAAGAAAATAACCTCTAGCGCATCTGTATTTGAACTTATGCAGCCTATTATTGGCGAGTTACCGCATGAAGAGTTTTGGATTGTATATTTAAATAACTCCAATAAAGTGATCTATAAAAATCAATTGAGTAAAGGCGGTATTACTGGCACTTTAGTGGATACACGTTTAGTTTTAAAAACGGCCTTAGAAGTTGGAGCAGTTGGACTTATTTTGGCTCACAATCACCCATCCGGAACTTTAAAACCCAGTCAGGCTGATAAAGATGTGACTTTAAAACTAAAGACAGCAGCACAAAGTTTAGATATAAAAGTGTTGGACCATTTGATTGTCACGGAAAACGCTTATTTTAGCTTTGCAGACGAGTCTATACTTTAA
- a CDS encoding FMN-binding negative transcriptional regulator: MYPPKKHQDNDKQHLIQVIKTYPLATVISVKNNTPLVTHLPLIYRESDGKLIGHIDIYNPQTELLQNQNDITILFSGPQCYISPSIYTTAQLPTWNYIKVHLTGTVSRIDNTEDLKQSLITMTEFLEAPDHKYILEANNPRLDSNLKYIKLFEISIATWEGKFKLSQDKKPKDTENARQELLKANQASIKTFLDQVF; this comes from the coding sequence TTGTATCCTCCTAAAAAACATCAAGATAACGACAAGCAACACTTAATACAAGTGATAAAAACATATCCGTTAGCCACTGTAATTTCGGTTAAAAACAATACACCATTAGTGACACATTTACCACTAATTTATCGTGAAAGTGACGGGAAATTAATTGGCCATATTGATATTTATAATCCGCAAACTGAATTATTACAAAATCAAAACGATATTACTATCTTATTTTCTGGTCCACAATGTTATATTTCTCCGAGTATTTATACCACAGCACAGCTACCAACATGGAACTACATAAAAGTACATTTAACTGGAACCGTCTCTAGAATTGATAATACTGAAGATTTAAAGCAATCTTTAATTACAATGACTGAATTTTTAGAAGCTCCAGATCATAAATATATTTTGGAAGCTAATAATCCAAGGTTAGACAGTAACCTAAAATATATTAAATTGTTTGAAATATCTATTGCCACTTGGGAAGGTAAATTTAAACTCTCACAGGATAAAAAGCCTAAGGATACGGAAAATGCAAGACAAGAATTATTAAAAGCAAATCAAGCTAGTATCAAAACGTTTTTAGATCAAGTATTCTAA
- a CDS encoding S8 family serine peptidase translates to MKKKILFAVALLIVTNIIAQTEAERQTIISEYNQSQIKALEKKIKQTNKNIQKEITDYVTTNNVDRKYTNEDGTLFEIKYILNNKPVYMSTDNATEAISTRTNFLHNGGGLGLNLEGQNMHVATWDGGPTLSTHDEFLDDNTTPTSRVTTPDSSASNGESNHSTHVSGTIIAKGTQASAKGMAPQATLTSFDWDNDSLEALNQATTNGLLLSNHSYGIPVSTNGTQNAPTWMMGCYNSDAVEWDTVAYNAPYYLMIASAGNDGSNTYTGGLANNYDKLTTNKNAKNNLVIANASNPLINPNGSGEMLNLFINTSSSQGPSDDGRVKPDITADGTDVYSPISTSNSSYDIYTGTSMSAPNTTGSLLLLQQYYNQLNSKYMKSATLKGLVCHTADDNTSSPGPDPIFGWGLLNSKVSAETIEQDATDGAAKIFESTLNNNDTFTTQVTIQSGQTLRATLCWTDPAGTAQDNQINSSTPALVNDLDLRITDASNSTFLPWKLQLSNVQGLAVKGDNLVDNIERVDINNAPAGTYTITINHKGTLTNALQNYSLIITGESLTSTLSTDTFKKESNLSVWPNPAKETLNYSFKSQTNGKVQISLTDIQGRIVFTKTPFESQTSIIEGQLDLTGYSKGLYFFNIAQGNSTINKKVIIK, encoded by the coding sequence ATGAAAAAAAAAATACTCTTTGCCGTTGCCCTATTAATTGTGACTAATATTATAGCTCAAACAGAGGCTGAAAGGCAAACCATAATTAGTGAATACAATCAATCACAAATTAAAGCACTAGAAAAGAAGATAAAGCAAACCAACAAAAACATTCAAAAAGAAATTACAGATTACGTTACAACTAATAATGTAGACCGTAAATACACAAATGAGGATGGGACATTGTTTGAAATTAAATATATATTAAATAATAAACCTGTTTATATGTCTACCGATAATGCTACAGAAGCAATATCTACTAGAACTAATTTTTTACATAATGGTGGTGGTTTAGGTCTAAACTTAGAAGGCCAAAACATGCACGTCGCCACTTGGGATGGAGGGCCAACATTATCCACTCACGACGAGTTTTTGGATGACAATACTACGCCAACATCAAGAGTTACAACACCAGATTCTTCTGCCTCAAATGGGGAAAGTAATCACTCGACTCATGTCTCTGGTACCATAATCGCCAAAGGAACACAAGCTAGCGCTAAAGGAATGGCACCACAAGCAACATTAACTTCTTTTGATTGGGATAACGATAGCCTAGAAGCCTTAAATCAAGCCACTACAAATGGTCTTTTATTATCAAACCACTCTTATGGTATTCCTGTTTCAACCAACGGAACCCAAAACGCTCCAACATGGATGATGGGATGTTACAATAGTGATGCTGTGGAATGGGATACCGTTGCCTACAACGCTCCTTATTATTTAATGATTGCTTCTGCAGGAAATGACGGCTCAAATACCTACACTGGAGGACTAGCTAATAACTATGACAAATTAACAACCAATAAAAATGCCAAAAACAATTTAGTTATTGCCAACGCAAGTAATCCATTAATAAATCCAAATGGAAGTGGTGAAATGCTAAATTTATTTATCAATACTAGTAGTAGCCAAGGTCCATCTGATGATGGTAGAGTTAAACCAGACATTACTGCCGACGGAACCGACGTATATTCTCCTATAAGTACATCTAACTCAAGTTATGACATTTATACTGGAACATCAATGTCAGCACCCAACACCACAGGGTCTTTGTTATTATTACAACAATACTACAATCAACTAAATAGTAAATACATGAAATCGGCAACACTAAAAGGATTAGTTTGTCACACTGCTGATGATAATACCTCTAGTCCTGGTCCAGATCCTATTTTTGGCTGGGGACTTTTAAATTCTAAAGTATCCGCAGAAACTATAGAACAAGATGCCACAGATGGCGCTGCTAAAATTTTTGAATCTACGTTGAATAATAATGATACCTTTACAACGCAAGTTACTATACAATCAGGACAAACTTTAAGAGCTACATTATGTTGGACCGACCCTGCTGGTACTGCCCAAGATAATCAAATAAACAGCAGTACTCCTGCTTTGGTTAATGATTTAGATCTAAGAATTACAGACGCTTCAAACAGTACATTTCTACCATGGAAATTACAATTGAGTAATGTTCAAGGCTTAGCTGTTAAAGGTGATAACCTAGTAGATAATATTGAACGTGTAGATATAAATAATGCACCAGCTGGTACTTATACCATAACTATTAATCATAAAGGAACCTTAACTAATGCTCTGCAAAATTATTCATTAATTATAACGGGAGAAAGTTTAACATCTACTTTAAGTACAGATACATTTAAGAAAGAATCAAATTTGTCTGTTTGGCCAAACCCTGCCAAGGAAACTTTAAATTATTCTTTTAAATCTCAAACCAATGGAAAAGTGCAAATTTCATTAACCGATATACAGGGGCGTATAGTATTTACTAAAACTCCTTTTGAAAGTCAAACCTCTATAATTGAAGGACAGCTAGATTTAACTGGATATTCTAAAGGTTTATACTTTTTTAACATCGCGCAAGGAAATTCAACAATTAATAAAAAGGTCATTATTAAATAA
- a CDS encoding rhomboid family intramembrane serine protease, whose translation MKQQEPFPFTLDVVAYPIAFIMLLWLIFAIEIRFGFSLNFLGIYPQKSSGLIGVVFSPFIHSGIEHLWHNTIPLFVLSTALFYFYRPIAFKILFYGIILSGFLTWCIGRPSYHIGASGLIYVLASFIFFKGVFAKHYRLIALSLLVAFLYGSMIWNTLPLEEGISWEGHLSGLLVGLLFAMVFKKQIAKPKRYVWEEPDYNEENDAFLQHFDQNGNFVESIVEEELPESNLPEVTLPLTITYTFKENKEL comes from the coding sequence ATGAAACAGCAAGAACCTTTCCCGTTTACTTTAGACGTTGTAGCTTATCCAATAGCATTTATAATGTTGCTATGGTTAATATTTGCTATAGAAATTAGATTTGGGTTTTCATTAAATTTTTTAGGTATTTATCCTCAAAAATCCTCAGGTCTAATAGGTGTTGTTTTTAGTCCGTTTATCCATTCTGGAATAGAACATTTATGGCATAATACTATTCCGCTATTTGTATTAAGCACAGCACTTTTTTATTTTTATAGACCAATAGCGTTTAAAATATTATTTTATGGTATTATATTATCGGGTTTTTTAACGTGGTGTATTGGTAGACCGTCATATCATATTGGAGCTAGTGGACTGATATATGTTTTAGCAAGCTTTATTTTTTTTAAAGGTGTTTTTGCAAAACACTATAGGCTTATTGCATTGTCTTTATTAGTTGCTTTTTTGTACGGAAGTATGATTTGGAATACACTACCACTTGAGGAGGGCATCTCTTGGGAGGGGCATTTAAGTGGATTATTGGTAGGACTATTATTTGCTATGGTGTTTAAAAAACAAATAGCTAAGCCTAAACGATATGTCTGGGAAGAGCCCGATTATAATGAAGAAAATGATGCGTTTTTGCAGCATTTTGATCAAAACGGTAATTTTGTTGAAAGCATAGTGGAGGAGGAGCTACCCGAAAGTAATCTTCCAGAAGTAACTCTACCTTTAACTATTACTTATACTTTTAAAGAAAATAAAGAGCTATAA
- a CDS encoding YjjG family noncanonical pyrimidine nucleotidase, whose product MLKRNKVEHIFFDLDHTLWDFDKNSALTFEFIFKKHEVNATLVDFLKLYEPINLKYWKLYRDEKVSKENLRYSRLKETFDALEFVVEDQVINQLSEDYITYLSSFNHVFDGTFEILDYLKPKYKLHIITNGFKEAQNNKLKSSKLDHYFDTVTNAEAAGVKKPNPDIFNFALNLAKAETQNSIMIGDNYEADILGALNIGLDAICFNYHKVDKQPEIKFIDHLIDIKKYL is encoded by the coding sequence ATGCTAAAAAGAAATAAAGTAGAACATATCTTTTTTGATTTAGACCATACACTGTGGGATTTTGATAAAAATTCAGCATTAACCTTTGAGTTTATTTTCAAAAAACATGAAGTTAACGCTACTCTGGTAGATTTTTTAAAACTGTATGAGCCTATAAATTTAAAATATTGGAAATTATATAGAGATGAAAAAGTTTCCAAGGAGAATTTAAGGTATAGTAGATTAAAAGAAACTTTTGATGCTTTAGAATTTGTAGTGGAAGACCAGGTGATCAATCAATTATCTGAGGATTACATTACTTATTTGTCTAGTTTTAATCATGTTTTTGATGGCACCTTTGAGATTTTAGATTATCTAAAGCCTAAATACAAATTACATATTATTACCAATGGGTTTAAAGAGGCACAAAACAATAAATTGAAATCATCAAAATTGGACCATTACTTTGATACAGTAACAAATGCTGAGGCGGCAGGAGTAAAAAAGCCAAATCCAGATATATTTAATTTTGCTTTAAATTTGGCTAAAGCCGAAACCCAAAATAGTATAATGATTGGTGATAATTATGAAGCAGACATCTTAGGTGCATTAAATATTGGATTGGATGCTATCTGCTTTAACTATCATAAAGTAGACAAACAGCCTGAAATAAAATTTATCGATCATTTAATAGATATTAAAAAATATTTGTAA
- a CDS encoding DUF1304 domain-containing protein yields the protein MDILIKIIIAIVAVLHLYFLYFEMFAWETTGRKVFKTIPKELFGQTKVMAANQGLYNGFLAAGLIWSFFITDPQWFSNIALFFLGCVTIAGIYGALSLSKKIFFVQAIPALIGIVLVLINR from the coding sequence ATGGACATCTTAATTAAAATTATCATCGCAATAGTTGCAGTATTACACCTATATTTTTTATATTTTGAAATGTTTGCTTGGGAGACTACAGGACGCAAAGTCTTTAAAACGATACCTAAAGAACTATTTGGACAAACTAAAGTTATGGCTGCCAATCAAGGTCTATATAATGGTTTTTTAGCTGCCGGATTAATTTGGTCTTTTTTTATAACTGATCCACAGTGGTTTTCTAATATTGCCTTGTTCTTTTTAGGCTGTGTTACTATCGCCGGTATTTATGGAGCCTTATCATTGTCTAAAAAAATATTTTTCGTCCAAGCAATACCTGCATTAATAGGTATTGTATTGGTCTTAATTAACAGGTAA
- a CDS encoding polysaccharide deacetylase family protein has protein sequence MLLVYTHKITPRIKYVFKQICTRILGLPVSFTTTIEEFIAHDSLKMSYTRQPLGNEIFIRSSEFLFEQGLSDIEISVLLWEDTKCFFPAGEKSAMPFDIFAASFYLISRYEEYLPHVKDDYGRFTAQESMAFKNNFLDQPVVDIWACKFKKLLENNYPDYQFPKQQYNVIPVIDVPVAYEYKLKGMMRTLSGTFIDVLTFRFKRLYQRYSVLSGFKRDPYDTYKYIINKQKSSKYKFVFFFLLGDFSTYDKNINPQKQKFVSLIKHVADYCQVGIKISFFALTDIELLKEEKSRMEAIINNAILGSRQSFSKVNLPESYRNLVELEIPEDYTMGYVNHLGFRAGTCTPFLFYDLDFEVQTPLKVVPYQAIDFAFLKYNSLLDKEQALNRLISTIKKVNGTFVPVFHNYTFSKQDRWKHFKTLFNIILDAKKK, from the coding sequence ATGCTTTTAGTTTACACACATAAAATAACCCCTAGAATCAAATATGTTTTTAAGCAAATTTGTACTAGAATTTTGGGTTTACCGGTTAGTTTTACAACAACTATTGAGGAGTTTATCGCGCACGATAGTTTAAAGATGTCGTATACAAGACAACCTTTAGGTAACGAAATTTTTATTCGTAGTAGTGAGTTCTTATTTGAGCAAGGTTTGTCAGATATAGAAATTTCCGTTTTGCTTTGGGAAGACACTAAATGTTTTTTTCCTGCTGGCGAAAAAAGTGCTATGCCTTTTGATATTTTTGCAGCATCTTTTTACTTGATAAGTAGATATGAGGAGTATTTACCCCATGTAAAAGATGATTATGGTCGTTTTACAGCACAAGAAAGTATGGCGTTTAAAAATAACTTTTTAGACCAACCTGTGGTTGATATTTGGGCCTGTAAATTTAAAAAACTTTTAGAAAATAATTATCCTGATTATCAGTTTCCCAAGCAACAATATAATGTCATACCCGTCATTGATGTCCCAGTTGCTTACGAGTATAAATTAAAAGGAATGATGCGTACTCTAAGTGGTACTTTTATAGATGTTTTGACTTTTAGATTTAAACGTTTGTATCAGCGATACTCGGTATTATCTGGTTTTAAACGTGATCCGTACGATACTTATAAGTATATTATAAATAAACAAAAATCTTCAAAGTATAAATTTGTATTTTTCTTTTTATTAGGAGATTTTTCGACCTATGATAAAAATATAAATCCTCAAAAACAAAAATTTGTGTCGTTAATAAAGCACGTTGCAGATTATTGTCAAGTAGGTATTAAAATTTCTTTTTTTGCGTTAACAGATATAGAGTTGCTTAAAGAGGAAAAGAGTAGGATGGAAGCGATTATTAATAATGCTATCCTTGGGTCTAGACAATCGTTTTCTAAAGTTAATCTACCGGAGTCCTATCGTAATTTAGTCGAGTTAGAAATACCTGAAGATTATACTATGGGTTATGTAAATCATTTGGGGTTTAGAGCCGGCACGTGTACACCTTTTTTATTTTATGACTTAGATTTTGAAGTGCAGACGCCACTCAAGGTGGTACCTTATCAGGCGATAGATTTTGCATTTTTAAAATATAATTCACTGTTAGATAAAGAGCAGGCGCTTAATAGACTTATAAGCACTATAAAAAAGGTAAATGGCACGTTTGTACCTGTATTTCATAACTATACGTTTAGTAAGCAAGACCGCTGGAAACATTTTAAAACACTATTTAATATAATATTGGATGCTAAAAAGAAATAA
- a CDS encoding peptidylprolyl isomerase — MSQVKENSAVKVNYTGKLSDGQIFDSSEGKEPIEFTLGQGQLIPGFEKGLIDMKLNEKKTITIAKEEAYGDINEALRQEVSKTDLPQDMKPEVGMGLVSKAPDGRETNLLVVEVKEDTIVLDANHPLAGKDLIFDLEVVEIK; from the coding sequence ATGAGTCAAGTAAAAGAGAATAGCGCAGTAAAAGTAAATTACACAGGTAAATTATCTGATGGACAAATTTTTGATAGTTCTGAAGGAAAAGAACCAATTGAGTTTACTTTAGGACAAGGGCAATTAATACCTGGTTTTGAAAAGGGGTTAATTGACATGAAATTAAATGAAAAGAAAACGATTACAATTGCTAAAGAAGAGGCATACGGAGATATTAACGAAGCTTTAAGACAAGAAGTTAGTAAAACAGATCTTCCTCAGGATATGAAACCAGAAGTAGGGATGGGATTAGTTTCTAAAGCTCCTGATGGCCGTGAAACTAATTTACTAGTTGTGGAGGTTAAAGAAGACACTATCGTTTTAGATGCAAATCATCCACTAGCCGGTAAAGATCTTATTTTTGATCTTGAAGTAGTAGAGATTAAATAA